The segment TTTCGCCCGACAGCCCCGCCGAACCCATCCGCGAAACCATCGCCACACTCCAGGGCGACCTGATGATCGTCGCCCACCTGCCGTTCCTCAGCAAACTCTGCTCCGTCCTGCTCCTGGGCCAGAAGGACGCCGATCCGGTAGACTTCCGAAACGCCGGCATCGTCTGCCTCGAACGCGACGCCTGCAACATGTGGCGACTCCGATGGATCGTCACACCCGAACTGCTCCCGTGACCGTCGGTACAAACAGGATAAGCTGCTGTCATTATCGACGCACCAACCGGCAACGGTGGCCCTGTGCCCACAATCTCGATATCATGTGATATCGCTGCCGCCGGCTGCACACAGGAGGCACGCCCATGACCGTCACTCTCTACACCGTCGGCCACTCCAACCAGACCCTCGACCAGTTCCTAACCCTGCTGCACGCCTTCCAGATCCGCCGGCTGGTCGACGTCCGACGATTCCCCAGCTCCCGCCGTTACCCCCATTTCAACCGCGAAAACCTCGCCGAGTCCCTATCCGACCACAAGATAGAGTACCTCTGGTGCGAAGCCCTCGGCGGCCGACGCCAATCCGAGGCCTCCGCCGACTCCCCCAACTCCGCCCTCCGCGACCCGGGCTTTCGCCACTACGCCGATTACATGATGACCCAACCCTTCACACAAGCCATCGACCACCTGATCGACCTGGCCAAAAACGCCGCCGCCGCTGTGATGTGCGCGGAAAAACTCCACTGGCGGTGTCATCGCCGGTTGATCGCCGACTACCTGACCGCGGTGCGCAGCGTCAGCGTCCAGCACATCCTCGACCCCGGCCGCACGCTGCCCCACGTCCTGACCGAAGGCGCAGCCGTCGAGAATCAGCGCCTAAGTTACCCTCAGCCAACGCTTTTCGACCATTCGCATGATCGAAAAGCCGACTAACGCTGGTACGTCCCGGTCAACTCGCCCTGCCCGATGATGTTCCCGGACATCCTGTCCAGCAGCTCATCCTTCGTCGCCCCCGGTTCGGTCATCACCGGCTGATCCAGCGCGTAAATCTTGAAGTGATAGTGATGCACGCCATGCCCCTTCGGCGGGGCCGGGCCCTTGTAGCCGATCGTGTCCCAGGTATTCCTGCCCTGAACCGCCCCTTGCGGCTCAGCCAGCTCCGGCGTCGCCGGCGACGCCTCCGGCAATCCCGTCGCGCCGGCTGGAATGTTGTAGATCACCCAGTGCACCCACGGCTTAGGCGTCGGCGCGTCCGGGTCGTCCACGATCAGCGCCACGGCCGCCGTCCCTTCCGGCAACTCACCCCAACTCAGCGGCGGGCTGACGTCCTGCCCGTCGCCGGTGTACCGCATCGGGATCGCCTGACCCTCCTCGAACGCCGAACTGCGCAGCGCGATCTTCTCCACCGTTCGCTTGTCCATCACTTGGCCCCCTTTCCGTTTCGCCTCGCCCGAACGCGCCCCGGACCTATCACAGCCGATCGGCGCAAACAAACACGCCACGATCAGCAACGCCGAAACACCACGGGCTGCGCATCTCATGCCGAAACCCCCAAACAAAGTCAACTTCAAGAAGCTCCCCGAATATGCCCATCTTACCGCACCGGCGTCCGAAGATCAAACGCTTTGCCGCCGGCAGCCAACCGCTATCGGGCCACCGGTTTGCGCCTGCGTTTGATCGCCGCGCCGCGCTCCTCGGCGGTGAGCTCGAACACCTTGTCCCACAACGCTTCGTCG is part of the Phycisphaerae bacterium genome and harbors:
- the sixA gene encoding phosphohistidine phosphatase SixA, which encodes MRLYLVQHGKAETKQNDPQRRLTADGRAETDKIAGFLKPVQLGVAQIWHSGKSRARETAEILNRAVPADDGLIEREGLSPDSPAEPIRETIATLQGDLMIVAHLPFLSKLCSVLLLGQKDADPVDFRNAGIVCLERDACNMWRLRWIVTPELLP
- a CDS encoding DUF488 domain-containing protein — its product is MTVTLYTVGHSNQTLDQFLTLLHAFQIRRLVDVRRFPSSRRYPHFNRENLAESLSDHKIEYLWCEALGGRRQSEASADSPNSALRDPGFRHYADYMMTQPFTQAIDHLIDLAKNAAAAVMCAEKLHWRCHRRLIADYLTAVRSVSVQHILDPGRTLPHVLTEGAAVENQRLSYPQPTLFDHSHDRKAD
- a CDS encoding YbhB/YbcL family Raf kinase inhibitor-like protein yields the protein MDKRTVEKIALRSSAFEEGQAIPMRYTGDGQDVSPPLSWGELPEGTAAVALIVDDPDAPTPKPWVHWVIYNIPAGATGLPEASPATPELAEPQGAVQGRNTWDTIGYKGPAPPKGHGVHHYHFKIYALDQPVMTEPGATKDELLDRMSGNIIGQGELTGTYQR